The sequence ATCTCTTTATTTGCATAAACATAAGAAATAACTTGAAGACTAAGTCATTATACTATGTCCTTAATTGAACCTTTGGTTTAGCGTAGTCTCATCAGAATGTAGTAAGGCGCAAGGATGTAGAGGCTAAACTCCAGACATCAGAGGAACTCAGTTCGACAAAACCTGTTTCTTCGAAATCTCTGAAATGGACATAGTTAGGGTCCATTCCAGGAAACGAAGTAGCAGGGACACAGAAAGGTTCAGAGTTTGAGAGGAACACGACGAGGTTCCCCATGTCTTGAGTGTAAACAGTGTTCCCTTCATCGTCTAATTTGAACACCATTAAAGCTTTGGTTCTCATTCTAGCAAATACCACCCTTGGCGATCTTGGTTGTCTTCTTGTACTGCTTGACCAAGAAAGTTTCACCGGTGGGTCGTGACTCCACCTAGTGCTCGCACCTGATGCACGAATCCAAAAGATTCTCCAAATCAGTGCACTTAAGTTCATTAATATACAAAACCACATGTTTTTCGGAGATCCGCACCACAACCCCAGCTAGGACGATTTCACAAGGAGGGGTTTGCAACAAAGAAGCTGAGAATCCtttagagagaagaagaagaagaataacaaCAACAAGTTGTTATTATTAGCAAAAAAAACATCAATCACTTTTTcatttcacatatatatataataaatatatttagaattttaCACATACATACATTTTTACATATTTCACCTCCATTACATGACACTTCTGTAGCTACATTTCTTTCCATAAAAAGCTTATTCAGAGAAACCatgtatatacaaaaaaaactaactaaagGCTTATAACATTTTAATTCTAAACATATATTAGATATTAAACAAAACTAGTTTCTAATGCAGGAGAGGCTTTATCTCCTTATGTTTTCAAGTTCTTCCTTTTGCCTCAGCCCCATTCATTTGAAACCATTTTACTTCCTCTCCTCTGTTTTCGCAAACCTTCCTCGGATCCTCGGTTGGTTATCTGCAAGAGCTTTCCTACAAGCATactgaaaccaaaccaaaacagtCTTTGACTAACTTTGAACCAAAAAGATTACTTCTCAAGTCATCTGTTATAGGGTATTGCGTTGTATACCTTGATTTTACGCCCGAAATTTCGCCTGCTCTTCTTGTTCCTGTATCTAGAAAGCTTCTCACGTCGATCCTCCGAAGTACAGCTCACAATAATCCTATCCAGTGGAGATTGAAAATGACCAGTCCCTAGTTTCTACTCATCAAAAAAACAGAAAACTCTAGTCAGCACtgtttttttcatattattgATGATTCAACAAACAAATGTTTCACAAATACTCAAACCTGTATGTCGCCTTCACTAAAGGCTCGTCGCATCCCATAATCAGAACTAAAATCCAagtgagaaaaatcaggaaaattCTGAACCACAACAGCCTCTTGATGTGCATGTGACCGATCCATAGAGCTCAAGTTCCCCGAGCTTACGGTCTTCTGCGTATCGTGGCTCTCATCGATCCCCGTTGTCACGAGAGAGATGTTCTTTACGTCTAAAACATCAGCGAGTGGAGACTCCATCATAGCTGATTTCATCGTGAGACCTTGCTCGCATTCATAAAAGGCTTTGTCAAGAAGCTGCTGACCACTCTGAAACAACCCAAGATCGAGATCAGGAAGATCACAAAGCCCTTGGGAAGAGTCTTCCCCGCAAGAGATCATCGTTAAGGCAGCTGAGAGTGGATCAACGGTTAAGATTGACTCTTCAAGAATTGAATCAGGAGCTTTGAATAGATCTCCTTCTTCTCCAGTATCATACTCAGGGATGTTTGATGGCCCAGCAAAAGCGTTTctctgcaaaaaaaataaatatcacaTGAGAATCagagaccacaaacaaaacagaACATAGTTCGAGACATTTGAGACAATAAAAGTACAGACTACAGATCTTTAAAAATCTTGTTACGAGTAGTCGGGTAGATACGTTCAAGAATCTTTAGTGAAGGATTACTTTGTGAGATGAAAGAACCAATAAAACAAGACAATCCACT comes from Brassica rapa cultivar Chiifu-401-42 chromosome A02, CAAS_Brap_v3.01, whole genome shotgun sequence and encodes:
- the LOC103852031 gene encoding zinc finger protein CONSTANS-LIKE 10 isoform X3 — translated: MISCGEDSSQGLCDLPDLDLGLFQSGQQLLDKAFYECEQGLTMKSAMMESPLADVLDVKNISLVTTGIDESHDTQKTVSSGNLSSMDRSHAHQEAVVVQNFPDFSHLDFSSDYGMRRAFSEGDIQKLGTGHFQSPLDRIIVSCTSEDRREKLSRYRNKKSRRNFGRKIKYACRKALADNQPRIRGRFAKTEERK
- the LOC103852031 gene encoding zinc finger protein CONSTANS-LIKE 9 isoform X1; this translates as MSTFSSISPFHTSKLFSHKEDEQKMYADSGLMLRYMQTCSPDIHQFEDLFKSYKLSDDEMRNAFAGPSNIPEYDTGEEGDLFKAPDSILEESILTVDPLSAALTMISCGEDSSQGLCDLPDLDLGLFQSGQQLLDKAFYECEQGLTMKSAMMESPLADVLDVKNISLVTTGIDESHDTQKTVSSGNLSSMDRSHAHQEAVVVQNFPDFSHLDFSSDYGMRRAFSEGDIQKLGTGHFQSPLDRIIVSCTSEDRREKLSRYRNKKSRRNFGRKIKYACRKALADNQPRIRGRFAKTEERK
- the LOC103852031 gene encoding zinc finger protein CONSTANS-LIKE 9 isoform X2; this translates as MRFHVLQDLFFSIYSLLVDCLVLLVLSSHKRNAFAGPSNIPEYDTGEEGDLFKAPDSILEESILTVDPLSAALTMISCGEDSSQGLCDLPDLDLGLFQSGQQLLDKAFYECEQGLTMKSAMMESPLADVLDVKNISLVTTGIDESHDTQKTVSSGNLSSMDRSHAHQEAVVVQNFPDFSHLDFSSDYGMRRAFSEGDIQKLGTGHFQSPLDRIIVSCTSEDRREKLSRYRNKKSRRNFGRKIKYACRKALADNQPRIRGRFAKTEERK